One Picosynechococcus sp. PCC 7003 DNA segment encodes these proteins:
- the atpD gene encoding F0F1 ATP synthase subunit beta, protein MQSTHHSPTTTNHGKVVSVRGSVVDVYFPQQLPSYLHQLNAGEEGRIVIEVVAHLNATLVRGIALTPTSGLARGATVTDTGHPLEMPVGRALLGRMFNVFGETIDQGKPLTAVKYRSIHQAAVPLAQQSTQAEILETGIKVIDVLAPIERGGKAGLFGGAGVGKTVLITEMIHNMVSQHQGISLFCGIGERNREAEELYREMQATGVLDQTVLLFGQMNEPPGARFRVGHAALTIAEYFRDEAHQDVLLLIDNIFRFIQAGQEVSGLMGELPSRVGYQPTLATELAALEERITSTKNGAITSVQAVYVPADDFTDPAAVHTFGHLSASIVLSRKRASEGFYPAVDPLRSSSKMLMPAIAGRRHYEIALAVRQTLATYEELKDMIAMLGMAELAAGDRAIVYRARRLERFLTQPFFSTEQFTNKTGRVVSLEATLTGCERILNDEFADVPESALYMIGAIGEVQRP, encoded by the coding sequence ATGCAATCGACCCATCACTCACCAACCACCACCAATCATGGGAAAGTGGTTTCCGTGCGCGGTAGCGTCGTTGATGTGTACTTTCCCCAACAGCTACCCAGCTATCTCCATCAACTCAATGCCGGGGAAGAAGGTCGAATCGTTATTGAAGTCGTTGCCCACCTAAACGCCACCCTTGTCCGGGGCATCGCCCTGACCCCCACCTCCGGTCTTGCCCGAGGCGCCACCGTGACCGATACCGGCCATCCCCTCGAAATGCCTGTGGGCCGCGCCTTACTGGGGCGCATGTTTAATGTTTTCGGTGAGACGATCGATCAAGGCAAACCCCTAACTGCAGTGAAGTATCGCTCAATTCACCAAGCCGCCGTTCCCCTCGCCCAACAATCAACCCAGGCAGAAATTCTAGAAACAGGGATCAAAGTGATTGATGTCCTCGCCCCCATCGAACGGGGTGGGAAAGCTGGCCTCTTCGGCGGGGCAGGCGTCGGCAAAACGGTCTTAATCACCGAGATGATCCACAACATGGTCAGTCAGCACCAGGGGATCAGTCTATTTTGCGGTATCGGTGAACGGAACCGAGAAGCAGAGGAACTCTATCGGGAAATGCAGGCAACAGGGGTGTTAGACCAGACGGTGTTGCTGTTTGGTCAGATGAATGAACCGCCTGGGGCAAGGTTTCGGGTGGGCCATGCGGCCTTGACCATTGCTGAATATTTTCGGGATGAAGCCCATCAGGATGTATTGCTCTTGATCGACAATATTTTCCGCTTTATTCAGGCTGGTCAGGAGGTTTCAGGTTTAATGGGGGAACTGCCCTCGCGGGTGGGCTACCAACCAACCCTCGCGACGGAATTAGCCGCCCTTGAAGAACGGATTACCAGTACAAAAAATGGGGCGATCACCTCGGTGCAGGCGGTGTATGTGCCCGCCGATGATTTTACTGATCCGGCAGCAGTGCATACCTTTGGTCATTTATCGGCGTCCATTGTGTTGTCACGTAAGCGGGCCAGTGAAGGTTTTTATCCGGCGGTGGATCCCCTGCGTTCGAGTTCGAAGATGTTGATGCCGGCGATCGCCGGTCGGCGTCACTACGAAATTGCCCTGGCAGTGCGCCAAACCCTTGCCACCTACGAGGAACTTAAGGACATGATCGCGATGTTGGGAATGGCTGAACTCGCGGCGGGCGATCGCGCCATTGTGTACCGCGCCCGCAGGTTAGAGCGCTTCCTGACCCAGCCTTTTTTCTCGACGGAACAGTTCACCAACAAAACAGGGCGGGTGGTCAGTTTAGAGGCGACTCTAACGGGTTGCGAGCGAATTTTAAACGATGAATTTGCCGATGTACCCGAAAGTGCACTCTATATGATCGGGGCTATTGGGGAGGTACAGCGACCATGA
- a CDS encoding F0F1 ATP synthase subunit epsilon, translating into MITQMDLKVLCLTDLLVDQPVQKITAEGSGGGFCLLPNHVDYVAVLPAGLLIFEASTGEEHCLAIDEGILVKQGAAVWVSVRNAVRGDNLDDLQQAVQAQFTQLDEQEERARSMLARLESSIVRDFIDLGGAL; encoded by the coding sequence ATGATCACCCAGATGGATCTTAAGGTACTGTGTTTGACAGATTTGCTGGTGGATCAGCCAGTGCAAAAAATCACGGCAGAAGGTAGTGGCGGTGGATTTTGTCTATTGCCCAACCATGTGGATTATGTGGCGGTTTTGCCGGCGGGTCTTTTGATCTTTGAAGCCAGCACGGGAGAAGAACATTGTCTGGCCATTGATGAAGGTATTTTAGTCAAACAGGGGGCTGCCGTTTGGGTTTCGGTGCGCAATGCGGTGCGGGGAGATAACCTCGATGACTTACAGCAGGCGGTGCAAGCGCAATTTACCCAGTTAGATGAGCAAGAAGAACGGGCACGGAGCATGTTAGCACGTCTCGAAAGCAGCATTGTGCGGGACTTTATCGATTTGGGAGGCGCTTTATGA
- a CDS encoding AtpZ/AtpI family protein, with protein sequence MTTPEGDRHREDFERQIQQKSQQKIRAKREGDRSLWLGFGVFGMVGWSVMGPTLLGIFLGIWLDRRFPSPYSWTLTGLFLGIILGCWNAWLWIQREQNR encoded by the coding sequence ATGACCACACCAGAGGGCGATCGCCACCGGGAAGATTTTGAACGCCAGATCCAGCAAAAATCCCAACAAAAAATCCGGGCCAAACGAGAAGGCGATCGCAGTTTGTGGCTAGGATTTGGGGTCTTTGGGATGGTGGGTTGGTCGGTGATGGGGCCGACCCTACTGGGAATCTTCCTGGGGATTTGGCTAGACCGCCGCTTTCCGAGTCCCTATTCCTGGACGTTAACGGGCTTATTTCTGGGGATTATCCTCGGTTGTTGGAACGCTTGGTTGTGGATTCAACGGGAGCAAAATCGATGA
- a CDS encoding ATP synthase subunit I produces the protein MNLFLEKITPNLFVFPLGFGLGLFYFTALWFTVKQLTRSQHPVLLIITSGVVRLMLAMVALYLMIDGYWERVLIALAGFLLARTILINRWRPQTSLSEILLEE, from the coding sequence ATGAATCTATTTTTAGAAAAAATAACGCCCAATTTATTTGTTTTTCCCCTCGGTTTTGGGCTGGGGTTATTTTACTTTACGGCACTGTGGTTTACCGTTAAACAATTGACCCGCTCCCAACATCCAGTATTACTCATTATTACCAGTGGTGTGGTGCGGTTGATGTTAGCCATGGTCGCCCTATATTTGATGATTGATGGCTATTGGGAACGGGTACTAATCGCCCTTGCAGGTTTTTTATTAGCGCGGACTATTTTAATTAATCGGTGGCGGCCACAAACCTCATTATCGGAAATATTGCTGGAGGAATAG
- a CDS encoding F0F1 ATP synthase subunit A yields the protein MQITPDSIIFYQYQFVVINATLVYTWLTMALLVGGAAWVTKKLVVRPKLPPWQNFLEIVVDGIYQHIAEVTQQEPEPYLAFVGTLFLFILTANLLTVVPGYHAPTGSLSTTTALAIAVFVAVPIYGIRQRGILGYLKGYLQPTPIMLPFQIIGEFSRTLALAVRLFGNIMSGNLLAAILLALVPLFVPVAMNLLGLVFGVIQAYVFAILALVYIASAATVQEKKQSISMEENS from the coding sequence ATGCAAATTACACCGGATAGCATTATTTTTTATCAATATCAGTTTGTGGTAATTAATGCCACTTTGGTTTATACATGGCTTACCATGGCGCTGTTGGTAGGCGGTGCCGCTTGGGTTACGAAAAAATTAGTGGTGCGCCCCAAACTGCCCCCTTGGCAGAATTTTTTAGAAATCGTTGTCGATGGCATTTATCAACATATTGCAGAGGTCACCCAACAGGAACCAGAACCCTATCTGGCCTTTGTGGGCACTTTATTCTTATTTATTTTGACGGCCAATTTATTAACCGTCGTCCCCGGTTATCACGCCCCTACTGGTTCCTTGTCAACCACCACTGCTTTAGCGATCGCCGTGTTTGTGGCTGTGCCGATTTACGGGATCCGTCAGCGGGGAATTTTAGGCTACCTCAAAGGTTATCTCCAGCCGACGCCGATTATGTTACCCTTCCAAATTATTGGTGAATTTTCCCGGACTTTAGCCCTGGCGGTGCGTCTTTTTGGCAATATTATGAGTGGGAATCTTTTGGCGGCAATTTTGTTAGCCCTGGTGCCGCTGTTTGTGCCCGTGGCGATGAATTTATTGGGGCTGGTTTTTGGGGTAATCCAAGCCTATGTGTTTGCGATTTTGGCCTTGGTTTATATTGCTTCTGCCGCGACAGTGCAGGAGAAAAAACAAAGTATTTCTATGGAGGAAAATTCATGA
- a CDS encoding F0F1 ATP synthase subunit C translates to MSDLALIGSVAMVTAGITIAIGSIGPALGEGMAVARALGAIAQQPDKANMITRTLFVGLAMVESTAIYCLVVSMILLFVNPFWNYFLNQGG, encoded by the coding sequence ATGAGTGATCTCGCATTAATCGGCTCGGTGGCGATGGTGACCGCCGGCATTACCATTGCGATTGGTTCCATTGGCCCGGCCCTGGGGGAAGGGATGGCTGTGGCTCGAGCTCTGGGGGCGATCGCCCAGCAACCGGATAAAGCCAATATGATTACCCGCACCCTATTTGTGGGCCTCGCGATGGTGGAGTCAACGGCGATTTATTGCCTGGTAGTGTCGATGATTTTGCTGTTTGTCAATCCATTTTGGAACTATTTTCTTAACCAGGGAGGTTAA
- a CDS encoding F0F1 ATP synthase subunit B yields the protein MLIDWFTVFAQILNFVILLGLLRWLLYKPILQVMAKRQAQLAEQWQTATDLQAQAHQALEQYHQEQHSLQENRASFLAEARAAADEERQRQLLTLRQDIQAQREAWEADLHQEQRAFFHTLRQQVSQQVVAIARQALRDLANVSLEQQMVARFCEQLQNLSATQRQQIHNSETPPEALFIRTTFPVDAAHQAQIKQSLATTLNLEGIPIHFVTVPELGCGIEMKLAGQAILWGLDPYLDQLEQTLAIATR from the coding sequence GTGTTAATTGACTGGTTTACGGTATTTGCCCAAATTCTTAACTTTGTCATTTTGCTGGGTTTGTTGCGCTGGCTCTTGTACAAACCTATTTTGCAGGTAATGGCCAAGCGTCAGGCCCAACTGGCGGAACAATGGCAAACGGCCACGGATCTCCAAGCCCAAGCCCACCAGGCCCTAGAACAATATCACCAGGAACAACACTCCCTCCAGGAAAATCGAGCCTCATTTTTAGCTGAAGCACGGGCGGCGGCAGACGAAGAGCGACAACGGCAACTGCTGACCCTACGCCAAGATATCCAAGCGCAACGAGAAGCCTGGGAAGCAGATTTGCACCAGGAACAAAGGGCTTTTTTCCATACCCTCCGGCAACAGGTCAGCCAACAGGTGGTGGCGATCGCCCGGCAAGCCCTCCGGGATTTGGCGAATGTGAGCCTGGAACAACAGATGGTGGCGCGCTTCTGTGAACAGTTGCAAAACCTTTCTGCGACCCAGCGGCAGCAGATCCATAATTCAGAAACTCCACCAGAAGCCCTCTTCATCCGCACGACGTTCCCCGTGGACGCGGCCCACCAAGCGCAAATCAAACAAAGCCTCGCCACTACCTTAAACCTGGAGGGAATACCCATTCACTTCGTCACTGTGCCGGAGTTGGGCTGTGGCATTGAAATGAAACTGGCTGGCCAAGCAATCCTCTGGGGCCTGGATCCCTATCTCGATCAACTCGAACAAACCCTGGCGATCGCCACCCGTTAA
- a CDS encoding alternate F1F0 ATPase, F1 subunit alpha, producing the protein MEPQAPSLQGTYTEALQQIRQTLATFPAQLTFRETGVVESVRPGIARVKGLPNVQADELVYFSRSSAGGEPLLGIAFNLDPDEVGVILLGDSHALQAGDEVYRTERVMDVPVGEVLLGRVLTVLGEPLDGRGALKAVEWKPVEREAAAILDRAPVTVPLQTGLKVVDALIPIGRGQRELIIGDRQTGKTTIAIDTILNQKDQDVICIYCAIGQRSAAIAKVIATLREQGAMDYTIVIVAAGQDPLGLQYITPYGATTMAEYFMEQGRDVLIVYDDLTHHARTYRELSLLLRRPPGREAYPGDIFYLHSRLLERATHLAAALGGGSLTALPIIETQAQNLSAYIPTNLISITDGQIYLSPELFQKSIFPAVDVGKSVSRVGGKTQLAAYQAVSGTLRLAYAQFQEVEVFARFGTQLDKQTKQTLQRGKRIREVLKQNQSQPLTAAAQIAILIAVTQGLLDHVALEDIPAVEQKLAEAIAQELPDLVERIQYSHPLTEADQTLLLETLQAAIKT; encoded by the coding sequence ATGGAACCCCAAGCCCCATCCCTCCAAGGCACCTATACAGAAGCTTTACAGCAAATTCGGCAAACCCTGGCAACTTTTCCGGCCCAATTGACTTTTCGAGAAACGGGGGTCGTTGAATCTGTCCGGCCAGGCATCGCCCGGGTGAAGGGGCTGCCCAACGTCCAGGCCGATGAATTGGTCTATTTTTCGCGCTCCAGTGCTGGCGGTGAACCGCTGCTGGGGATTGCCTTTAACCTCGATCCCGATGAAGTGGGCGTAATTTTGTTGGGGGATAGCCATGCACTCCAGGCAGGGGATGAGGTCTATCGCACCGAAAGGGTGATGGATGTGCCCGTGGGAGAAGTGTTGCTGGGGCGAGTGTTGACCGTGCTGGGGGAACCTTTGGATGGTCGGGGCGCCCTCAAAGCGGTGGAATGGAAACCTGTCGAACGGGAAGCCGCTGCAATTTTGGATCGCGCCCCGGTAACGGTGCCTTTGCAGACAGGGCTGAAAGTGGTGGATGCTCTGATTCCCATTGGTCGGGGGCAGCGGGAATTGATCATTGGCGATCGCCAAACGGGAAAAACCACCATTGCCATTGATACGATCCTCAACCAAAAAGACCAGGATGTGATTTGTATCTACTGCGCCATTGGCCAACGGTCAGCGGCGATCGCCAAGGTGATTGCCACCCTCCGGGAACAGGGAGCCATGGACTATACCATCGTGATTGTGGCGGCGGGCCAGGATCCCCTTGGACTGCAATACATTACCCCCTATGGCGCGACGACGATGGCGGAATATTTCATGGAACAGGGGCGCGATGTGTTGATCGTTTACGATGACTTGACCCACCACGCCCGCACCTACCGTGAACTCTCCCTCTTGCTGCGACGACCACCGGGGCGCGAGGCCTATCCTGGGGACATTTTTTACCTCCATTCGCGGCTGCTAGAACGAGCAACCCACCTGGCGGCGGCTTTAGGGGGTGGCTCCTTGACAGCTTTACCCATTATCGAAACCCAAGCCCAAAACCTTTCAGCCTACATCCCAACCAATTTAATTTCCATTACCGATGGTCAAATTTATCTCTCCCCAGAACTGTTCCAAAAGAGTATTTTCCCGGCGGTGGATGTGGGAAAATCCGTGTCTCGGGTCGGCGGAAAAACTCAACTGGCCGCCTACCAAGCTGTTTCTGGGACGTTGCGCCTCGCCTATGCCCAATTCCAGGAAGTAGAAGTATTTGCCCGTTTTGGGACGCAACTGGATAAACAAACCAAACAAACCCTCCAACGGGGGAAACGCATCCGGGAGGTGCTCAAACAAAACCAAAGTCAACCCCTCACAGCGGCAGCTCAAATTGCCATTTTGATCGCCGTAACCCAAGGTTTATTAGACCATGTAGCCCTAGAGGACATTCCAGCGGTAGAACAAAAATTGGCCGAGGCGATCGCCCAGGAATTACCCGACCTTGTGGAGCGCATCCAGTATTCCCATCCCCTCACGGAGGCCGACCAAACCCTCCTTTTAGAAACCCTGCAAGCTGCCATCAAAACCTAA
- a CDS encoding F0F1 ATP synthase subunit gamma yields the protein MHTLESLRNTINSIEDLRAVVRTMKALAMVSIRQYEQARTALQDYNHSLELGFQALLQHRRFAETNLDQPLPLGTNHQQGKVGLILFGSDHGLCGQFNEQLATHALHTCQQRQLITADYALASVGDRLLPYLQSLDHPHHTTFRLPNSLAGTPRLIQNLLGLIDQWYFEAETSPIRQIHLIYHQSQSNTLYQPVTRQLLPLDRQWLQEMGDRPWQSTAFPLLNGPWAPTFAGVVRQYLFLSLYRATVESLASENAARLASMQAAEKNIEERLGDLQANYRQQRQNSITEELLDIVSGFEALNPNRPC from the coding sequence ATGCACACCCTCGAATCCCTGCGCAACACCATTAACAGTATTGAAGATCTCCGGGCTGTTGTCCGGACCATGAAAGCCTTGGCCATGGTCAGCATTCGGCAATATGAACAGGCCCGCACGGCTCTCCAGGACTATAACCATAGCCTTGAACTGGGGTTTCAAGCCCTACTCCAGCATCGGCGTTTTGCAGAAACAAATCTTGATCAGCCGTTGCCCCTGGGTACCAATCATCAACAAGGAAAAGTGGGGCTGATTTTGTTTGGCTCTGACCACGGTTTGTGCGGCCAATTTAACGAACAACTTGCCACCCATGCCCTGCACACTTGCCAACAACGGCAGCTCATAACCGCTGATTATGCCTTGGCTTCCGTGGGCGATCGCCTGTTGCCCTACTTGCAGTCCCTAGACCATCCCCACCACACCACCTTTCGGCTCCCCAATTCCCTCGCGGGAACGCCCCGTCTTATTCAAAATCTCCTAGGCTTAATCGATCAATGGTATTTCGAAGCCGAAACATCACCGATTCGCCAGATCCACTTGATTTATCACCAATCCCAATCCAATACCCTCTACCAGCCCGTCACCCGACAACTATTACCCTTGGACCGTCAATGGCTCCAGGAAATGGGCGATCGCCCCTGGCAATCCACTGCTTTTCCTCTCCTCAATGGCCCCTGGGCACCAACCTTTGCAGGTGTTGTCCGCCAATATCTTTTTCTCAGCCTGTATCGCGCCACTGTAGAATCCCTCGCCAGCGAAAATGCCGCTCGCCTTGCATCCATGCAAGCTGCTGAAAAAAATATCGAAGAACGACTGGGTGATCTCCAGGCCAACTATCGCCAACAACGGCAAAATTCGATCACAGAAGAACTTTTAGACATTGTTTCTGGGTTTGAAGCCCTCAACCCCAACCGCCCCTGCTAA
- the egtD gene encoding L-histidine N(alpha)-methyltransferase produces the protein MLSQNLALNPFALDVHRGLSHSPKSLPCKYFYDAQGDALFQQIMTLEEYYLTRCERENFLTQKQHILDLFYGDRQPFTLVELGAGDGSKTKILLDYFLSQAVDFVYAPVDISENILTHLTETIQADLPHLTIAPIQGDYFHTDFLDHDLSRRKILLFLGSTIGNLSDQETDDFLQNITRNLDPGDLIMLGFDLMKDPQIILRAYDDAQGVTRAFNLNLLERINRELEGDFQLDHFQHCPIYHPLTGEAQSYLVSTCTQTVTLNKLSQSYIFEAWEAIHMETSRKYSRKQIKQLAEQHHFRVLHTFSDQREYYVNSVWQKLAV, from the coding sequence ATGCTCAGCCAAAATTTAGCCCTTAATCCCTTTGCTTTAGATGTCCACCGGGGCTTGTCCCATTCCCCCAAAAGTTTGCCTTGTAAGTATTTTTATGATGCCCAGGGTGATGCTCTGTTCCAGCAGATTATGACCTTAGAGGAATATTATTTAACCCGCTGTGAACGGGAAAATTTTTTAACCCAAAAGCAACATATCTTAGATTTATTTTATGGCGATCGCCAACCATTTACCTTGGTAGAGTTGGGCGCGGGGGATGGCTCAAAAACAAAGATTTTACTTGATTATTTCCTAAGTCAGGCTGTTGATTTTGTCTATGCCCCCGTTGATATTTCTGAAAATATCCTGACCCATTTAACAGAAACCATTCAGGCTGATTTACCGCATCTAACCATTGCTCCGATCCAAGGGGACTATTTCCATACTGATTTTCTGGATCATGATTTAAGTCGGCGCAAAATTTTATTATTCTTGGGTTCAACTATCGGTAATCTTTCAGACCAAGAAACCGATGATTTTTTGCAAAATATTACCCGTAACCTCGATCCGGGTGATTTGATCATGTTGGGCTTTGATTTGATGAAAGACCCGCAGATTATCCTCCGAGCTTACGACGATGCCCAGGGCGTGACCCGTGCTTTTAACCTCAACTTACTCGAGCGGATTAATCGAGAACTAGAGGGTGACTTTCAGCTCGATCATTTCCAACATTGTCCCATTTATCATCCCCTCACCGGCGAGGCCCAAAGTTATCTCGTTAGTACCTGTACCCAAACTGTCACCCTCAATAAACTGTCCCAAAGCTATATTTTTGAAGCGTGGGAGGCGATTCACATGGAGACCTCCCGGAAATATTCCCGCAAACAGATTAAGCAACTGGCAGAGCAGCATCACTTTCGGGTGTTACATACTTTTTCAGATCAACGGGAGTATTATGTCAATTCTGTTTGGCAAAAATTAGCCGTTTAA